From the Deltaproteobacteria bacterium genome, the window CGGAAGTGTTAAATTTTGCCCAGGGGGAGATGGCCATGATTAGTTCATTCGTGGCCTTTACCTTGTTAGAAAGTTATCACCTTTCCTTTCCTCTTGCCCTACTTTTGACTTTCCTATTTGCCGCGGGTCTGGGAGCCTTTTTGGAATTTACCTTTTTGCGACCGGCAAAAGACCCGACGGTAATCGGGATGATCATTATCACCCTGGGATTTGAGATGATCCTCATGGGATTGGCGGGGTGGAAATGGGGCCCCGACCAGCGCTCGATGCCTTTCCCTATCTCCGGATTCGAGACTTATAATTTTTTTGGTCTGTTAATCAGTAAAGTTAATTTTTGGACGATCATCATCTGCTTGATCTTGATGGCTCTTCTTTTCTTTTTCTTCCAGTATTCCAAGCTGGGCACGGCCATGCGGGCCACCCAGCAGAACCGCTTGGTGGCCCGCCTGATGGGCATCCGCACCAAACGTATTTTCTCTTTTACCTGGGCGCTTAGCTCCTTTATCGGGGCGGTAGCGGGGATGTTTATCGCCGCCCTTACGGTTCTGGATCCACCCATGATGATGGACCCGCTGATGAAAGCTTTTGCTGCCGCCGTGCTCGGAGGAATGACCAGCTTGCCGGGAGCGGCATTAGGGGGAGCCATTTTAGGAGTGGTAGAAAATCTTTTTGGAGGATATGTTTCTTTGTCCTTTAAATCGGTGGTGGCTTTTACCATCATTGTTCTGATGCTCTGCATCCGGCCCAGTGGCCTTTTAGGCAAGCATTTTGTGAAGAAGGTCTAAGAATAAAGAAGGTGAAAGGTATAAGGTAAAAGGTTAAAGATGAAAGAGGAAGGATGAGAAAAATAGGCTTTTGCGGGAAAAAAAGAAGTGAAAGAAAAGAAAGGAGGAAAGGATGAAAGGAAAAGCGATGTTTGTTTTACTAAGTTCGTTGATCCTCGGAGTTTTTATCGTAACCACGGGGGCCTGGGCCCAAGCAGTGAGAGGAGTTACTGACACAGAGATCCTGGTGGGGCAGACGGGTCCTCAGACCGGACCGGCCGCTCTCTGGGGTGCAGTCGCCCGGGGAACAGGGCTTTACTTTAAGGGCATCAACGACGAGGGAGGGATTCACGGAAGGAAGATAAAGTATTTTCTCCGCGATGATTCCTACTCGCCGGCCAAAACCAAAGCCATTGGCAAAGAGTTTGTAGAACAGATCGGGATCTTCTCGACGGTAGGTTGCGTAGGGGTTGGACCCGGGATGACGGTCCGAGATTATTACACGGAAAACAAAGTCATCATGGTGAGTATGGGATGCAGCGGCGTGACCAACTGGATCCAACCTTTCCAAAAATACATCTTCCCCATCTACCCCTTATACATTGACGAAGGCTACGCCCTCATTCGCTATTTCCATGAGAACATGAAAATCACCAAGATAGCCATGTTCTACCAGAACGATGACTATGGAAAACAAGGCTTGGAAGGCGTGGAGCGATACGTGAAGGAGAAAAACCTGCAACTGGTCGCTTCGGTATCGGCCGAGGTAACGGACCGGGATCTGAGTTCTCATGTTTTGAAACTTAAAGCCTCCGGAGCAGAGGCCGTGGTCATGTGGGCCATGCCTACCCATGGGGCGTTGCTCTTGGGAGAATCAGCCAAGATCGGTTTCAAACCCCAATGGGGGACCAGCAGCACGCTCTCCGATGGGGTGGCGATGATGGGGGTCACTAAAGGTCTCTGGGCGGGAATGATTCATTCCAACTTCGGAGAGACGCCGGATTCGAATCACCCTCTGATGGTTAAATATCGCGCCTGGCACCAAAAATATGAGCCCAAAGAGCGGTGGTCGACCTTCTATATTGCCGGGATTGTGTTTGCCGAGCCCTTCGTTGAAGGACTCAAGCGAACGGGAAAGAATTTGACCCCCGATACATTCGTGAAGGCCATGGAGACTATGAAGGACTGGCAGGGCATCGGCCCGCCCATTACTTTCATC encodes:
- a CDS encoding ABC transporter substrate-binding protein, with the protein product MKGKAMFVLLSSLILGVFIVTTGAWAQAVRGVTDTEILVGQTGPQTGPAALWGAVARGTGLYFKGINDEGGIHGRKIKYFLRDDSYSPAKTKAIGKEFVEQIGIFSTVGCVGVGPGMTVRDYYTENKVIMVSMGCSGVTNWIQPFQKYIFPIYPLYIDEGYALIRYFHENMKITKIAMFYQNDDYGKQGLEGVERYVKEKNLQLVASVSAEVTDRDLSSHVLKLKASGAEAVVMWAMPTHGALLLGESAKIGFKPQWGTSSTLSDGVAMMGVTKGLWAGMIHSNFGETPDSNHPLMVKYRAWHQKYEPKERWSTFYIAGIVFAEPFVEGLKRTGKNLTPDTFVKAMETMKDWQGIGPPITFIPTDHQGGKHVFFGQVQPDGSIKRLSEWTRITK
- a CDS encoding branched-chain amino acid ABC transporter permease codes for the protein MLGQLIVSGLAVGFCYALLALGMVIIYKTSEVLNFAQGEMAMISSFVAFTLLESYHLSFPLALLLTFLFAAGLGAFLEFTFLRPAKDPTVIGMIIITLGFEMILMGLAGWKWGPDQRSMPFPISGFETYNFFGLLISKVNFWTIIICLILMALLFFFFQYSKLGTAMRATQQNRLVARLMGIRTKRIFSFTWALSSFIGAVAGMFIAALTVLDPPMMMDPLMKAFAAAVLGGMTSLPGAALGGAILGVVENLFGGYVSLSFKSVVAFTIIVLMLCIRPSGLLGKHFVKKV